The following is a genomic window from Prevotella nigrescens.
TTATATAATTAAATAATGTGGAGTTCTCTTGCTCGTCGCGAGTAGTATAATATAGGAATTCCGCAAGGAAAAGCAAAATGCTCGATTTCAAAGGATTGTACGGAACAGACGAATAAGGTTGAGCTATTCTTACATCTTTAATATGTTGCAAGCTGATTCGCTGCCTGAAATCGTATTCAAAGTCGAGCAAGGTCATGGGTTGGAAATATTGCTTCTTCACTCTTCCTTTTGATGTTTTGGGAATGTGCACAACAAAAGAAACACGCCCCGACAACTCCGTCAGTACGTCAATAATTAGCGATGATTCACCAAAACGAACACTTCGCAGTACTATTCCTCTTGTCTTTGTTATCATAAAACTTTTCCCAAGCACAAAGATACAAAAAATGTAATGGGGCAAAAAATATATTCGATAAAATTTGGACAATTGAAATAAAACTAATACCTTTGCACCCGCAAAACAACAGATGGTCTCTTCGTCTATCGGCTAGGACACAAGATTTTCATTCTTGTAAGAGGGGTTCGATTCCCCTAGAGACTACAAACAAAAATTAAAAGTAAAGATGGCAAATCATAAATCATCACTTAAAAGAATTCGCCAAGACAAGGTGAAGACTTTGCACAATAGATATTACGCAAAGACAATGCGTAACGCTGTTCGCAAGTTCCGTAACATCTCTGATAAGGAAGAGGCTGTTAAGTTGTATCCAACCCTGCAAAAGATGCTTGATAAACTTGCGAAAGTAAACATTATTCATAAGAATAAAGCGGCAAATTTAAAGTCTGGTCTTTGTCATCATATTGCTACGCTTGGGTAGAATGTAAGTAAGGTCATAGAGATAAAGAATAAGAGAAGGTTATAGTCTAATGATAGGCTGTAACCTTTTTCGATTTATACGTCTATAACCCAAATGTTCTTTTATTTATTATTCCTCTTAATGTTTTCTTCATGTCATAGTTGTAGAAATATCACGGAACAATAAGATTTGAATAAGCATTATATTCTTTTTAAGTATCAACCAAATGAGAATTACTCTTTGCAAAGGGTGTGATGTATTATGAATCGCCTTTATTAAACTTTTTTTTGTATTAGATGTTACTTTTAATAAGGTATTTTTCGTATCTTTGCAATGAGATATCCTTAGGGTTAATGAAACACCGAGAGCGCATAAACAGCTTGGTAAGGCTATCGAGAAAGAACAAGCAGATTCAGAAAATAAAATGGTAGATAACTTAGAAAACGAGAACAACTACTCGGCCAGTAATATTCAGGTCCTTGAAGGGCTTGAGGCAGTGCGTAAGCGTCCTGCAATGTATATTGGCGATATAAGCGAAAAAGGACTTCATCACCTCATAAACGAGACAGTAGATAACTCTATTGATGAAGCAATGGCTGGCTATTGTAGCCATATCGAAGTAACCATCAACGAGGATAATTCTGTAACAGTAGAAGATGATGGACGTGGAATTCCTGTGGACGAACACGAGAAATTGCATAAAAGTGCGCTCGAAGTCGTTATGACAGTGCTGCACGCTGGTGGAAAGTTCGATAAGGGTTCCTATAAAGTTAGTGGTGGTCTACATGGTGTAGGTGTTAGTTGTGTAAATGCGCTATCTTCTCACATGAAGTCGCAGGTATTCCGGAATGGAAAGATTTACCAGCAAGAATACGAACAGGGAAAGCCTCTCTATCCAGTAAAAGTGGTTGGTGAAACCGATAAGACTGGTACGCGTCAGCAGTTCTGGCCCGATGGCAGTATTTTTACTACAACCATATTTCAGTGGGATATAGTTGCACGTCGTATGCGTGAACTTGCTTTCTTAAATGCAGGTATAAAGATTACACTAACCGATTTGCGTCCCAATACCGAAGGCAAAACACGCCAGGAAGTTTTCCATGCCAAAGATGGGTTAAAAGAATTTGTAAGATACGTAGACCGACATCGTACTCATCTTTTCGATGATGTGATATACTTGAAGACTGAAAAGCAAGGCATTCCAATAGAGGTTGCCATAATGTATAACACCGATTATAACGAAAACATACACTCGTATGTCAACAACATTAATACCATAGAAGGAGGA
Proteins encoded in this region:
- the rpsT gene encoding 30S ribosomal protein S20, yielding MANHKSSLKRIRQDKVKTLHNRYYAKTMRNAVRKFRNISDKEEAVKLYPTLQKMLDKLAKVNIIHKNKAANLKSGLCHHIATLG